CACTTTGTGTCCTTGTGAGAAGCTGAAGATTCATGCATGTGGTCAGTAACTTTCATTCCTGGGGCATGCTCTCCCACCACAGTTGCTAGTTTTGTGTGTGTCGTGTGTGTATGGAATTTTTCTAGAGGCAGTATTTGTGATTCTCATTCTGCTGTTAGAAGTCCTCAGGATTGTGAGGGAGAAGCAAGCATAAactttgtaataataaaaatgtaacattatGGACATCATCCTGTTTCAGAAAACATAGCAGCCTTTGTGATGTCagtccccccccccaccaccccagcagTTAATATCAAGTGTTTTGTAAAGCATTTACCAttttatgtgaagtgaaagttgcctGTGGTGAGTATAAAATTGGAGTTGTTCAGGAAGAGTAAAACCTCTACAGATGCAGGATCATTTTCCCTAGGAATCAGATGAGGATACATTGTACTTTGTAGTTGGCTCAGAGGGAAGCATGTACTGATACCCTGTACTTTAGTACTTGACTCAGAGAGGAGGACATgttactttttcttcttgaagGCAGTTTGGAAGAGagcaaaaatgtcctttttattgttgaagaGGTGAAATGGTGGTATGGTAGCTACTTCTCAGGAGTTGAGGGAATTCTAGGAGTCTCCTGCTTCTGAGCTGCAGCCTTGAGACAGTTCTGTATTTGTTAAAATGAGGTGTTTGTCACAGTATATTCCAGGGGGAAGAGAGTTTTGTGGATGTTGTTTTGGCCTGAAGTTTTACATGAGAACATCCAAATCAAAGGTTGAATGGTTTGCTTGACTTGATATTTATGGGCGTGTGGGaccatgcatcggagaaggaagtggcaacccactccagcgttcttgcctggaaaatcccagggacgggggagcctggtgggctgccgtctatggggtcgcacagagtcggacacgactgaagtgacttagcagcagcagcaggaaaaatataagacaacagttgaatttgaatttcaaagtAACAGTGAATACCTTTTTAGTATTTATTGAcctgaatttaaattttttttttgcttttaaagatttatttacaaAAGGTCTATAGCACTTGAAATATTCAAAAAAGATCCCTCTTAGAATGATTTTTTAGTAAATATATCTGCCCTCTTTTCATGTTTACATtcaattatttttccatatgtGGAAATATCCTTGTTAAGAGATGTATAAGCAAGATATTTTTAATCCTAATTGCTTGACTTTCCAGAATGATGACTTTTAGTAAAGTCTTGAATTCTTTTATGATGTTTTTAAGTTGTCAGCTGTGTGTTAGGTATCACATGTTCATTTGTATTCAGTTGATACTATAAGTTACAACTTATTTTTGGATGAATataattaaatttgaaatttaaccttttttttgTTCTGTATCTGGCATCCTTGGACGTGGAGGGAGGTAGTGTAAGGGGCTGGGTGTTGAGTAAGTATATtccatctgtattatttttagaattcagAATCTGAAATTGGTGTGTGTTTAGGACTTTTATTGTTCTGCTCTAACCTTTAATGTGAATAGCTCTTTTGAAAATTCTAAAACTGCAGCTTTGCCTGAGCGTGATCTCAAGGATGGGAGGCGCGGTGAGTGCTGGTGAGGACAACGACGAGCTGATAGACAATCTGAAGGAGGCGCAGTACATCCGCTCTGAGCTGGTGGAGCAGGCGTTCCGAGCTATTGACCGTGCAGACTATTACCTCGAAGAGTTTAAAGAGAACGCATATAAAGATTTAGCGTGGAAGCATGGCAACATCCACCTCTCTGCTCCGTGCATCTACTCGGAGGTGATGGAGGCCCTGGACCTGCAGCCTGGTCTCTCATTCTTGAACCTGGGCAGTGGCACTGGCTACCTCAGCTCCATGGTGGGGCTCATCCTCGGTGAGTCTGGCTCGGTCTCACGTGCAGGAGGGAGAGCCTGCTGGCAGTTTGTCCTTAGTGGGGGCCGAGTTGTAACTGCCCTTGGCCTGCCCAGCCATCATGGTATCCACACAGGGGTTGGAGAGTGATGATATTAATGGAGAAATTGCCGTGATGAACAGAAGAGTCCCTCTGGAGCCTTCCTGTTGCCCCCACCTGTACCTCCAGCATCTGACCAGCACAGCTTCCTCTTGGACAGCAGAGGACCTAGAGATTGTATAAATCTGGACCTTTTGGTGATTTCTCGATTAATATAATCACTCAGCGTGCCTGTCATTGTCTCTAAACTGGAATAATTAACTTTAAAGTCCCTGGCAGTTAAAGTTTTTCcaagcagtttttgttttttgttgttttaatactAAAGGAGTTAATACTAGTaagttattttcaaatgtattccAGGGGTAGGAAAGATTTCACAAGTTATGGTATTTGAAGCCATTTAGCCTGTTTGCTCAAACAAATAAGTTGTGAGATTATACATGGAAGCTGACCGTTTTAATACTGAAACATCATTATCTGATTACTGAAGATTTTAAAGATTCCTACCTCATGTTAAATGCGGTAGTAGGGGACAGGTGTCTGTTTTCACTCAAGAGTCGGGTGAACAGTTCTGCGAGAGGAAGGCCAGGAGCTGCTCTGTGCTTTAGGAAAGGGCACTGTGGAGGAAGTGGGCTGGTGCCCCTGGGTGGAGGAAGACACGGCTGGCCCGAGGTTGCTAGGGTCTTGGTACGCGTGGATGTTGGAACTGACAAGGTTTGCTAAATATCTTAAGTTTTTGGCTTAGGTATCTTAACATTGTTATCAAGTCAGTGTAAGATTCTGTATATTGGTGATTTCAAGTGATAACAGCTTAAAAGTCAAGTGTAATCATTAGCAGTACATTACAACATTGTTTCTCTGTGGTTATTACAGGCACTTTAGAAAATCTTAGTAGTCACAGTTGCTTTTGTGGGTATGGAATGAAATTTTTGGTTGCTTTATAAGTTCATATACTTCAGAATTTGGTAAAGTTTTGAGATTCTGATCATCTGACTTTGggctataaaatataaatttgggcTATATCTCGGATTATTAAAtgtgtagttttttgttttcttgtttttttttaggcTAAATGCTTTTTGAACTTGTCTTGGATTGAGACTGCTTTGCAAAGAGAGCTCAGGTTTTTCATCATTCTGGAATTAGTGAATTGTAATTCCCGCTGTTGGAGCTGGAAATTGGAGGAGCTAAGGATAAGGTGgtatttggggggagggggagggttaTCAACCTGATTAGATTGGAAatgctattaaaaatgaaatgcttaGGAAAGGATGACTTAAAGTCATCTTCAACCGACCTGGTACATTTGACATTCTCTAGAAGTCATAAAGAAACAGCTCATGACGGATGTTGTTACTTGTCTTTTCTGAGCCCCCACTTTCTCTTTTCTGGGGGTTTTGCTGGATGACAGGGAGGAGAGTTGTGAAGGAAGGAAAGCTGTGTTTTTGGTCGTAATGGACACTGCGTGCCGCTTTGATGTATTTGAAGGCGGTAACTTGAGGGTCTGATTTCACGGGTAGAGTCTCGGATCTGCAGGGAGGAGGACACAGGCCCTGGACCGTTTTCACTCCGTGTGTCGTAGGCCTCCCTCTGGGGTTGATTCAGCTTCGTGCTGCTCACTGCGAGGTGAAGACTTTGCTGGTCTCCCAGGGCCTGCAGTCTTTCACGTGACTTAAGGTGGCTCGCGGTCCTGATTTTCTCTGCCCTGCTGCCTCTGTGCCACTCTGCTGTGCTTACGTTGCGACTCCTTGCCCTGCTGAGGGTGCTCCTTTCTCGAGGTTCCAGTTGGCAGgatggcagggggcagggggagataCAGCAGTTGTGAGCTTAACCTGACGTTGTTGTGTGACGTGGGAGCTGCTGTGCCTGGGGGGCCTTGTGGGACCAGCTTCAGGGTTGTGTCCTTGGTACCACCATTCTGACCCGTCCCGTACTTCCTCCTCTTTCAATCATCTttttactggagtgggtcaggGGATATGTGTCGTTACTTTGTTTGGTGTGAAGTTTCTTGTCCTCAGTAAGAGTCTAACAGAGCTGAGGGGCTAATGAGAATATGATGAGGGGGAAGTAAATGCATGTTTTCTTGATCTCTGGCAAGTGACCAAGAGAGCAGTGGGATTGGACAGGAAGTAATGTGGATGTGGTGTCATAAACAGTGGAAATGTGACTTCTCAAGTAGGCTGTGTTTTGATGATAGGCGGTTTTAGCAGCCACTCTGTGTGGGAGGTGTTGAGAAAGGAGAGTGGGTGAGTCGTCTGGTAGAGGCAGGGAAGCCTGCACCTGGGGGAGCTGCTGCACTGGGAAGGGGCCAGGTGAACAGTGGAAGCAGAGAAGTGTGTGCAGTGCACAGATGGCTGCATTTACCAGTATTTCTGTTGGATGTAGGGTTGAGTGTTACACTGTGGCtttatatgtatgttttctaaataaaagccCTACATGCCGTGTTCATTTTCtcatgcagattttttaaaaatcaaggtatAACTTATCCATAGTAACTTGACAAAGTTGCATGAAGCATGTATGAATGTAGTATGAAGTGTGAAGCTTGGTGACTTTTTACATCCTCCTCCATGTAAGCACCACCCAGAACAAGATGCAGAGTAGAATCTGTGCCCCAGAGATTCCCATGGCCACCCCTCCAATAGTAGGACCCCACCCCCTCCAGGGGGAAGTATACTCACCTCCATCACACAAATAAGTGTTGCCTGTTTTGACCTTTATACAAATGGATTCTTAAAACCCAGAGATTCAATGAAGCTGTTTCGTGTCAGTAGTTCTCACTGAGATTTAACCCAGAGGCATTTGTATGTGGAGGAAGCACTTTTATTATTAAGTGGGCTCCTAACTTTTCCCATAACTTTAGTTCCAGTTATtgataaatttctttcttttctttcattctttcatttatttggctgtgctgggtgttagttgcggcatatgggatctagtttcctgaatagggatggaacctggcccctcgcattgggagtgtggagtcttagcccctggaccaccagggaagtccctgataaatttattttgattaaaaaatatttcattgtgactttggaattacagttttattttgatGATGATTAAAActattttgtgagaattaaataccACATCTGAGTGTTTGcagagacctttgttggaaaaaagACCCGTGTCCACTTTCTTTTGCAAAGACACGTTTCTTCTTTAATtcattgtgttgttcagttgctaagttgtgtccgactctgtgtgatcccgtggactgcagcacgccaggcttccatgtccttcactatctcccagagtttgctcaaactcgtgtccattgagttggtgatgccatcgaaccatctcatcctctgttgtccccttctcctccagccttcagtctttcccagcatcagggtcttttccagtgagttggctctttgcatcaggtggccacagtattagagttttagcttcagcatcagtcattctagtgaatattcagggttgattacctttaagATTCACTGGTTTAGTGGCACTTGTAACTCTTGGTTTCAGACCTTGGCCATTTTACCTTTTCAGATGATTCTTTAAAAGTTTGAGGACAGAACGGTCAAGGCTCTAGGAAGCTGTGAGTTGGTAGTGCCATATAAGGAGTATTGATGatgtggtgagcagaggctagTCTGCATATTTAAAGAATGGATTGGGTGATTTTGGCCcaataaatgtgaatttctgtAATTATACATGTCCAGTCAAATGTGTTGcagtcaatgaaatagaaataaagagtaGGGGTTCTTGTCCTGTTTCTATATGTTTTCTTATTCTGAAACGTTTTAGGCCCTTTTGGAGTGAATCACGGGGTAGAACTCCATTCAGATGTGACAGAGTATGCGAAGCAGAAGCTGGACTTCTTCATCAGGACAAGCGACAGCTTTGACAAGTAAGACCAAAACTGTCCATGGGTCTGGGTGTCAGTTATAACTTAAACTTTGGATTAAGTGGAAAGAAATCAGTTCACTACTGTTCATGTTCTGGCAGTTGTGGTTAAAGTGTGGCAGGTGACTaagtgatatgtgtgtgtatgttctagttattttaaaaatattttatgtttttaaggaccttaagtttttttttttaattatgacaCCTAAATAAAGGTAATTTATCACCAGTgtaagagaaggaaatagaatgttcattttttcttaatgttcATGTTTCCAATAGAGATAGCATTTTATCATGTACTTGTTTCTGAAATGGAATTGTTGCAATTGTCTTTAAATGTACCGCGCAACTAGCTCTTGCCATTTTAAAACAAGGCGTTTAAGTTCTTATTTTAGggattaaaatttttagaaaaaccaagtatatttttttctctttttactctgTTAGTGGATCTTGAATAAGATATAAAAGCAAGATAGGATAGTAGAAGATAATGAAGATGAAAGATAATAAGATAATCATAACAGCAAAGATAGTGATATGCCTGGAGCTTGGGTGACTTAAGCTTGGATTGTGTTTATGATACTGagtttcataatattttctttggaatttcTAGAGTTCTGTTTATTACTCACGTAGTTCTTTCAGAAGTCTGATATCCCAGCTTCTGACTCTTAATTTTATTATGTCGCTGTGGGATTGTACAGTGAAAACATAACCTATGTTTAATGTAGATTTACTATATAGACTTGTTATGACATGATATACTTAGTTGTGGAAAACATCTTTTGCTTTCAGGTTTGACTTCTGTGAACCATCCTTTGTTACTGGCAATTGCCTGGAGATTTCTCCAGATTGTTCTCAGTATGACCGGGTGTACTGCGGGGCAGGCGTGCAGAAGGAACATGAGGAGTACATGAAGAGCCTCCTCAAGGTCGGGGGCATCCTGGTCATGCCGCTGGAAGAGAAGGTCAGGTCCTCTTGTAACCGGTGGTTTTGTGCACTCAGCTGTTTGCTGAGGTCTGTTCCGGGGAGTTGACAGGCATTTTTTCTTGTAACTCTTGTTACAAATCCCTTCCTCTCGCAGATGAGTAAACAGGCTAGAGAGACTGCCGAGGTGGGGCGGGTCCAGTCGCCTAGGTTCTGATTTGATTTATTTTGGAAGAGAAAGGACACCTGAATACTTGCCAGCGGTTACAGAGTCCTTCCTTGTTTAAGATCTTGgctgttctttctttctgatgcCAGCAGTGTGACTGGCCCTGATCCGTTGTTTTGTTAAGGGCCATAGAATGATACCTCCTCGTTCTGTCATTTCTCTTCATTTAGTAGCCAGAATATACAGGGGGAGAGAAACACCCTCGTTAGTTGTTTGTTTACCCTGAGGTATACTTTATAAAAGGAAGTGCAGGATAAATCTGATTCTTATTAACCTTTGTCAGTTTTTCTCAATAATTGGTTTTCTGGCATCTGCCAAAGATAGTGACCAGTGAggttttgcttgatttttttagCAAAATGAATTCATGCAAAATTGTGACCCTTATCAGAGTTCAGACTGTCTCGCTTTGGCCATGGCTGCCTCTCCACATTGGCTCTTGGGCTCTGCAGCCTCAAGAATCTTTGATGGTTTTGTTAATTTCTGGTAAGAAGACGTTCCAGactttgtgtactttttttttttttaaccacaaactTGGAATTAACTCTTTCTGAAAATGAATAATCCCTGTTCGTTTTCAGTTTGGTGGGAATTGGTGTTTAGACACCACAGTTGGGATCTTGAAGGCGATCGTGGATCCGTGTTCGTTTTTCCGATGGACCACTAATGCTTGGGAGTCACCCGCCACCCACCGCCCCagcacacacacttttttttttttttttttgctttgatgtTTTGGAGAGAAAAGACACCATGAATTCATATCAATACTTCCAAATCAAGATCAGGACCAGGgttttttttcctcacattttAGTGTTATATCAGTAGCACTTTTTTCTCAAACCAAAAGTCCTGATCCCCAACCACCCGGCTTACTGTTTATCTGTAATGTATGGTGTCATcagcagcaatcttgatttctgaAACTAGAGCaggatttttcttgttttgtcaGGGAGTGGCTTGGGGACCCCACTGTATTGTCCTTATATTCCACTAGAGACGTTAAATTACTGTGTTTTAAGTTACTGGGAATTACACCTCTGTGTGAAGTTATGGCGCCAGCCCCAAAGAACTGCtcgtttgttttcttttctttcagttttgagAGGTTGCCATTTTGGGGATCACAACTTTGTAAAATAGTTATATAAGATTCCAAAGTCTAAGCAAGCAATACTCAGAATTTTATTCTGTGTATGTCCCCTCTTCTCTGCTCCCTTCACCTGTAGGtgacttgttttttgtttgttttggtttatcTTTCCTTAAAAAAGTAGAAGCTAAAAAAATTTTCAGTGAGGGTACACACTTTTACACTCCACCCACCCGTTCATACATATGAGAGCtgataattttaagttttatacatcatttattttttaaaaatgtgatgttCCTTATAGCTAGAAAGtctttttaatctctgttttgtttattaaaatttttgttggtgTATAAGAATGTGGCTGTTTCAGATAGAGATGTATAAGGCTGTGGCTGTTTCAGATGGGGTGTATAAGGCTTTGGCTGTTTTGGATAGGGGTGTGTAAGGCTGTTGCTATTTCGGATAGGGGTGTATAAGGCTGTGGCTGTTTTGGATAGGGGTGTGTAAGGCTGTTGGTATTTTGGATGGGGGTGTATAAGGCTGTGGCTGTTTAGAATAGGGGTGTGTAAGGCTGTGGCTGCTTCGGATAGGGGTGTATAAGGCTGTGGCTGCTTCGGATAGGGGTGTATAAGGCTGTGGCTGCTTCAGATAGGGGTGTATAAGGCTGTGGCTGTTTCGAATAGGGGTGTATAAGGCTGTGGCTGTTTCGGATAGGCATTTGAATTCTTTCTAGCCTTTCACTGttagaaacagtgctgctgtgaagagCCTGCACAGACATTACCTTGGTTTTGTCTGAATTTGTGACCTCCTGCAGGAGCGCCTGACCAGAGGCTGTTTAACCTTGGCCATTTCAGAGGCAGGTCGCCAGGAGCCGGTTCTTATTGCTGTTTTAGTAGTTTGCAGGATAGGGCCAGACGTCcctgtgtttgcttttctttctcagagtATTGTTTTAAATACGTATTTACTTATACGGATGAGTTTAGAAGTCTGTGTTGTCTTGCAGAAATACATTGTGTTAACATCTAGATGAATGAGGGATTGAAGGCATCTTTTCAGTATTCATGCAGCTGAATACTTAAACGTGAAATAGGGATTTATAGTTTTGTTTACAGGTTTACACATAGTTTACTgattatattcaaatatttcacGTCCATTATAACTAGAcgttctccttttaaaaattttttgcaaaAAGATTTTGCTGGTATAAAGGAATGTGGTAAGTTGTTGATGTTTGTCTGGTATGTGGGTACTTAGTTCTTTTAGTTCTGAGATCCAGGACACAGAGTCTTAGTGTTTAGAGGATTTGCTAGCTTAGATATTTTTAGATGAGAGCGCAATCATCGTGGCTTGTCAAAGCTGACCAGAAATCCTACTGTGAGCTGTTCAGGCCCTTCAGAACCTGGCACAGTCATGGAGCACATGCGTGGCCGTGTTGTCCAGTCGCGTTCTCGTGGTGCTCCTTGTACTGTGGTTCACAGGAACCATCTGGCTGACCTACACTGCAGCATGTCAGCCAGACAGCCCTGTGTCCCATGGGGGCTGCATCCCTGGAAGCACTTTAGACACATCGATGTGCACCTCCGAGAGTGAGGCCAGGCACCCACATCCAGGGTGGCCCACTCACCTGTGAGGAAGCAGCGCTGATTTGTGATGGTAGCTGCTGTTCGGTGGGCGCAAGATGGTCTCTTCTTATACCGCCATGCCCACGAACAGCAGCCAGGACTCAGTCTAGTTGAAGGTTGCAGGTGGTTGTGTCTTGAATGACTTTTACTTTAGGATCGCCCTGGTCTCCCCATATTTTCCCTACAACAGTGACTTCTTTGGAGAGTCTATAAGAAGCTTGTCTTATCAGATTCCCCACATTCCTTCTCtcattgtttccttaacttctgtACTAGGAACTGGAGCACTTTTGCAAGAATATCGCTGAGTTAGGTGTCGTTCTGGTCATGTCACATCAGAGGCCTGTGTTGTCGGGTGTTTTCATCTTTAGTGTCTGTGATTTTTAGATTGTATATAGGAgtgattatatttaaatataaagtgaaagtgaagtgaagtgaagtcgctcattcgtgtccgactctttgcgaccccgtagcctgtagcctaccaggctcctctgtccatgggattttccaggcaatagtactggagtgggttgccatttccttctccaaggtgtcttcccaacccagggctcgaacccgggtctcctgcattgtagacagacgctttaccgtctgagccaccagggaagtccagatataAACTACCAGTAGTCAAATCTTTTGAATATTCTCATTTTAACCTCTGGGACAGCTGACTAAGATAACGCGCACTGGCCCTTCTGCTTGGGAAACCAAGAAGATTCTGGCTGTCTCCTTTGCTCCGCTGATCCAGCCCTGCCAGTCCGAGTCCGGGAAGTCGAGGCTCGTCCAGTTACGTGAGTGCAGAGATTCTTCCTtaccttttaaatctttttactCTTTCCAGAATTTGAGAGAAACAAAATTCATCAGGAACCTTTTAATATTAAAGACCATTTTTCCACTCACTGAAGCCTTAAAGTTTTacaagtggttttttaaaaatcacttgaaatCATTGAAAAATTATAATCGGTTTTTAGcttattttgagttattttaggTCATTTGTGCTTAATATTCAAGGGTGAGAAGACGCTctctagaaagagaagaaatagaagagaagcatGAGCTGAGGCAGGTGACTCAGCTGGAGGACCTGATGTGTGCAGTCAGGTTGTGGGAGGCACTGGCTGGGCAGGTGCTTAGACCTGAGTTCATCATGTAGGTTGTGGAGCCTGTCccgtattttaaataaaagatgtgGCACCtctggactccctggtggtcaggGGAAGATGACTTTATTGAGTGCTTGCTTCCCTGAAAATGCCTTCAGAACAAGTAGGCAGATGTGACCTGCAGTGGGGAGGGCACTGCTGTCCAGAGCCTCTGCAGAGTTTTGGAAGGTGAGGGCTCAGTCCGGACCTGAGACCAGTGTCTTGGTCACGCTTGGACAGGATCATGATGGGGTGGAGGGCACCAGAGATGCAGCGTTTAAGGCCAGGGCTTCAAAGCAAATGTGGCCCAGTGAACAACTATGATGCTATTTAGGGTTCCTGAAGTGAACCTTCCAGTTATTTGTAACTGTATCTCCTAGGCCAGAGGTTCCTAGACTAGTAGAGTCACGTTGATGAGGGTCAGCTTTTGGATGGATCAGATTGTGGGCAGGAGCCAGTCAGGAgacccttgggattttccaggcaggagatAAAGACCAAAGCTAAGATGCTGGGCTTCAGAGTGTCAGGGACTCAGGAGGCATGCAGGGCCTTTCTGAGGAAGGATATGGGAGTCAGAGCTGGCTGGCATGTTGTGAAGGTGGGTGTGTGGGAGGCTCTGACCCCAGTCAGGCTTGGATTGGAACCCAGGGAGCCTCTGGCTGCTCTGTGTTACCTGAGGCCATGGGATGGATGTCAAACCAGTCATCAATAGGCATAAGCAGAGGGGAACCTCTTTAGGGAACATGCCAGGCTGGGTGGAAGAGGAAGAGGCAGCAGGAGAGGCTGGGGCCAGGGGGAAGAGGTGGCTTCCACCAGTGGCATGTTGGGGTGAGCTGGAGGCCAGAGCTGGCCGTCGGGAGGTCTGAAAAGGCATCCTTGGGGGTCACAGCAGGAGGAACGCCGAGTGGCATTGGAACAGGAGCTGTGGTGGGGTGTCTAGGAGCAGGTGAGTGCCAGGGCCCCTCCCGTGTgctgacaaaggagcctggggtccCTGTGGGGCCGCGAGTGCAGAGCCAGTTCTGTGAGGGCCTCTGTGGTTTGGGTAAGAGACACTGCAGGCAACTGGAGCCCTCTCTATAGTGTGGGTTATTATTTTTTGGAGAAGTTAGGTTCGGGGGGTAGAAAGTGAAGCTCATTTTCAgtttaatgtatttaaaacatAATCGCTAGTAATTCTTCTCCCCTCAGAAAAACCCTTATATTGCCATGTAATTTAAttaccagattttatttttccttgatgtGCTTTGGGAATTTTGTTCctaaaaatgttttggaactgCTTGTTCTCTACtttaataaaaaaggaacaaatacttaaatttctgaaatactgtgaaaatactaaaatagataaaagaatGCTGGAGCCCGTGGTCTCTGTATTTCTGCTAGATGAGAGAATGCATCAGTGAACACAGCAAATAGAGAAATGAAGCCAGATGCCAAAGGACCAAACCCTATAACCCTGGTTCTGATTCTTCCACTGATTGATTATCTGAGCAGTGCTGCTTCCTTTTCTTATCTGATTTAAGGGCcagtttatttgaaaatatgttgtgaaaaataccatatgaatgcaaattaaagcacAGATAACATTTGTCTCCAGCCGTCTCCTGGTCTTGTCATGTGTTTGTAAATATGCCAGTGAATGAAGATGAGGTTATAATTTTCTCAGCTGTCTAGACCTTGTGATCACGAAGGTGAGGCTGAGTCTTGTTCTTTGCACGCAGCACCGCTGGCGGTTCGCAGCCTCCAGGACCTGGCACGCATCGCCATCCGGGGCACCATTAAGAAGGTCATTCACCAGGaagcagtgaacaaaaatggaaatGGACTGAAGAACACTCCCAGGTTTAAACGAAGGAGAGTTCGCCGCCGCCGATTGGAAACGATTGTCTTTTTGGACAAAGAGGTCTTTGCCAGTCGGATCTCCAACCCCTCTGATGACAACAGCTCTGGAGACCTGGAGGAGGAGCGGCGGGAAGAAGAGGCGACCACCCCACCGGACGCCAAGCCTGAGGCCCCGGTGAACTTCCTGCGTGAGAAGGTCCTGAGCCTCCCTCTGCCAGACCCCCTGAAGTACTACCTGCTTTATTACAGAGAAAAGTAGGTCTGTGGTTCAGGGGAGGAGACCCAGTCTGCCTGGAGGGCCACCGGAGCAGGCGCACTGGGGACCGAGGGGCTCCTCTCTGCAGCTCGTCTGTCCTTGACTGTCCTCTAGAGCGCTCGTCCCTCAGTCTGACTTCCGTGAACACAGTGCACAAGTTAAGAATGTTTTCTCAGGAG
The Bos indicus x Bos taurus breed Angus x Brahman F1 hybrid chromosome 13, Bos_hybrid_MaternalHap_v2.0, whole genome shotgun sequence genome window above contains:
- the PCMTD2 gene encoding protein-L-isoaspartate O-methyltransferase domain-containing protein 2 isoform X2 encodes the protein MFTAAEVGAANRQAAGRGAPGRGAVEELQLCLSVISRMGGAVSAGEDNDELIDNLKEAQYIRSELVEQAFRAIDRADYYLEEFKENAYKDLAWKHGNIHLSAPCIYSEVMEALDLQPGLSFLNLGSGTGYLSSMVGLILGPFGVNHGVELHSDVTEYAKQKLDFFIRTSDSFDKFDFCEPSFVTGNCLEISPDCSQYDRVYCGAGVQKEHEEYMKSLLKVGGILVMPLEEKLTKITRTGPSAWETKKILAVSFAPLIQPCQSESGKSRLVQLPPLAVRSLQDLARIAIRGTIKKVIHQEAVNKNGNGLKNTPRFKRRRVRRRRLETIVFLDKEVFASRISNPSDDNSSGDLEEERREEEATTPPDAKPEAPVNFLREKVLSLPLPDPLKYYLLYYREK
- the PCMTD2 gene encoding protein-L-isoaspartate O-methyltransferase domain-containing protein 2 isoform X1 is translated as MGGAVSAGEDNDELIDNLKEAQYIRSELVEQAFRAIDRADYYLEEFKENAYKDLAWKHGNIHLSAPCIYSEVMEALDLQPGLSFLNLGSGTGYLSSMVGLILGPFGVNHGVELHSDVTEYAKQKLDFFIRTSDSFDKFDFCEPSFVTGNCLEISPDCSQYDRVYCGAGVQKEHEEYMKSLLKVGGILVMPLEEKLTKITRTGPSAWETKKILAVSFAPLIQPCQSESGKSRLVQLPPLAVRSLQDLARIAIRGTIKKVIHQEAVNKNGNGLKNTPRFKRRRVRRRRLETIVFLDKEVFASRISNPSDDNSSGDLEEERREEEATTPPDAKPEAPVNFLREKVLSLPLPDPLKYYLLYYREK